The Larus michahellis chromosome 12, bLarMic1.1, whole genome shotgun sequence genome contains a region encoding:
- the LOC141750182 gene encoding fer-1-like protein 4, translating to MALSVGVRRLSRLPGRGERQVQLSFRGFTQKTRKIRCGPEAVFGELFRWPHYGKLVVGEMLSVKVYNCSKVFSNRLLGTLVLSLQHLVTSGRLILREALVDRNHRVTDIYIELDLRYQPPDGSAGTWVEEDFVYQMKDSSELVICNPGFEELEATEGPRASELDRRAAALGRKLVKGLETDEEEEEEEEDFYDVSEMEVSGIIFSPVKSRSRLCSARDLFATPTPQSFQVGINIIEAQKLVGVNINPFVVVKVGEEKRHTTTQKSTNCPFYNEYFLFEFREPRDILFHRLIEISVFHSKKIPFLGTCIGTFKMDVVTVYSQPDHRFFQKWAVISDPTDTRAGVKGFVKCSISVTAHGDVVGSLPTSSSSRDEDIERNLLLPKRVPAERPWARVCIKLYHAEGLPSMSAGIMGGFSKIVGEKKVFIDPYVQVSFCGQQGETSVETSTTEPEWNEQISFIEMFPPLARKIKVQVLDDANVGDVAVATHYIDLQQISDPGRNGFNPTFGPAWVNLYGSPQNSALWDIHKDLNDGMGEGIFYRGRILMAVTVEIFSSPSMAERKLGDKTKSALSKLKLKKKSKKSKEKAKELRQLKGEEEAGDSQEAEQPEEVTVEVEELHPLPENALGRKEEFLLFAAFFEATMMDSSLSSKSVSFEVSIGNYGKVEEVGTKVWRKVEKGEAKEEKQPLLDPGSDGELDIEVPAPASAAPNKSVTKSQKPEPMEYDRSYSCLPMMHEKPCVYVWSYWEDHTWRLCISNWIVKLAERLEQGLDDVEKLVRRPKAKAEERLREVLEEFVAGCRQYSLGAERKTMAHPNNLDRCRMKYLMRNIILYAKQGLRVRRRLTRTNVKEKVKETRRILAKLRFMAKEPQCTLPDVFVWMLCNNRRVAYARVPAQNVLYSVVEEEKGKDCAKIQTVFMKVPGLHTGEIFAKLEIYMWLGVTKYAKNCLAELPEEFKFLSESGQEIAQLSACSPPSRLSRDDFSYFQLRAHLYQARGILPADDNGLSNPFARVVFSTHCQTTRMLEETLSPMWNELLLFDQLVIDGKKEELKTETPIIIINLFSHNKFGSPAFLGQAFAVPQVKLVDEPYTKPAMQFFDFYKGTKAAGELIATFELIELDYSGYLEPSVPEDVEPKEPDYLGDPRAGRFIIPEGICPVLKEFRIEILFWGLRDLKRVNLFEVDQPQVIIECAGKKVESEVIVTYKENPNFTELVKYMDVELPEQVYLHPPLSIFVVEKRAFGHTVLVGTHVVSNVMKFSPRELEEEPEDVSKAWKVSSQCLPSQTVVNVGLASGDPGPSTQPLSLVKSPLRKIPINKLVKKEDEYEEEKPELEELDWWSKYYESLKELYNQARSDEEDAENDDLNDADGGNLNVSSIDMEAEDEAVIEAEIARPKRKVIATLQIYNSELENEFDNFEDWLCIFPLHRGKANEDEDGNEDEHFVGKYKGSFYVYPTEEAGMEPKVSQGIPRNRPIKVLVRVYIVKATNLSPADPNGKADPYVVVTVGQTQKDTKERYIPKQLNPVFGEVVELTVSFPMESELTVAIFDHDLVGSDDLIGETKIDLENRFYSKHRANCGVASQYDINGYNMWRDAFKPTQILDSLCKKNSLPAAEYRREEVKVDNKIFKIPPEAFPEETSVRSSRGMADENWSVDDEHKALYVLQHWEEMPGYGYKLVPEHVEIRSLYNPENPGLAQGSLHMWIDMFPNDVPAPPPVNIKPRLPVSYELRVIIWNTDDVILDDVNPITGEPSSDIYVKSWIKGLDHDKQETDVHFNSLTGEGNFNWRFIFRFNYLPTEKEITYKKKDSVFSMEESEFREPAVLVLQVWDYDRISANDFLGSIELKLHDMVRAAKSSEHCTVRMAKENATPRFSIFRNKRMRGWWPFIKLKEQEDEEREDKQKKKKKLRSSVKPEDVEFTDPSGNKYLLTGKVEAEFQLLTVEEAEKSPVGLGRKEPEPLEKPNRPKTSFNWLVNPMKTFVFFIWKRYKKYIIVLFVVAVLTIFLVLLIYTMPGYISEKIING from the exons ATGGCCCTCAGCGTCGGCGTCCGGCGGCTCTCCCGGCTGCCGGGCCGCGGCGAGCGGCAGGTGCAGCTCAGCTTCCGAG GCTTCACCCAGAAGACGAGGAAGATCCGCTGCGGCCCGGAGGCCGTCTTCGGGGAG CTCTTTCGCTGGCCTCACTACGGGAAGCTCGTTGTGGGAGAAATGCTGTCCGTTAAGGTTTATAACTGCAGCAAGGTTTTCAGTAACAG GCTTCTCGGCACCCTTGTCCTTAGCCTTCAGCACCTGGTGACGTCTGGGAGGCTGATCCTCCGGGAGGCCCTCGTTGACAGGAACCACAGAGTCACTGAC aTCTACATTGAGTTGGATTTGCGCTACCAGCCTCCAGATGGCTCAGCTGGGACCTGGGTTGAAGAGGACTTTGTCTATCAGATGAAAGACAG TTCGGAGTTAGTCATCTGCAATCCTGGATTTGAGGAGCTGGA GGCAACCGAGGGGCCAAGAGCGAGTGAACTGGACCggagggctgctgctctgggcaggaAGCTGGTGAAAGGCCTGGAGActgatgaggaagaggaagaggaggaagaagatttCTACGATGTGTCTGAGATGGAGGTCTCGGGCATCATCTTCAGCCCTGTGAAGAG CCGCTCCAGACTTTGCTCCGCACGGGACCTCTTTGCCACCCCAACCCCGCAGAGCTTCCAG GTTGGGATTAATATCATTGAAGCACAGAAGCTGGTGGGGGTGAACATTAACCCCTTTGTGGTGGTCAAGGTTGGAGAGGAGAAGAGGCACACAACAACGCAGAAGTCCACAAACTGCCCCTTCTACAATGAA tattttttgtttgaattccGTGAGCCAAGGGACATTTTATTCCACAGACTCATAGAGATCTCG GTTTTTCACTCAAAGAAGATACCATTCCTGGGAACGTGCATAGGAACGTTCAAGATGGATGTTGTGACGGTGTACAGCCAGCCAG ATCACAGGTTTTTCCAGAAGTGGGCTGTCATCAGTGACCCCACGGACACCCGGGCAGGCGTGAAAGGTTTTGTGAAGTGTAGCATCTCTGTCACCGCACATGGGGATGTTGTGGgctcccttcccacctcctccagcagccggGATGAGGACATTGAAAG GAACCTGTTGCTGCCTAAGAGAGTCCCTGCAGAGAGACCCTGGGCCAGGGTCTGCATCAAGCTGTATCATGCCGAGGGCCTGCCCAGCATGAGCGCAGGCATCATGGGTGGTTTCTCCAAGATCGTGGGggagaaaaaagtatttattgaCCCATACGTGCAGGTCTCGTTCTGTGGGCAGCAG ggGGAAACATCGGTGGAGACCAGCACCACTGAGCCTGAGTGGAACGAGCAGATCAGCTTCATAGAGATGTTCCCGCCTCTGGCCAGGAAGATAAAAGTCCAGGTGCTGGATGATGCCAATGTTGGTGACGTGGCCGTGGCTACACACTACATTGACCTGCAGCAGATCTCGGACCCTGGCAGGAATG GCTTTAACCCCACGTTCGGCCCAGCCTGGGTGAACCTGTATGGCTCCCCCCAGAACTCAGCTCTGTGGGACATCCACAAAGACCTCAACGATGGCATGGGTGAGGGGATCTTCTACCGTGGGCGCATCCTCATGGCCGTCACGGTGGAGATCTTCAGCAGCCCCAGCATGGCAGAGAGGAAGCTTGGGGACAAGACGAAAAGTGCCCTAAGCAAactgaagctgaagaagaaaagtaagaaaTCCAAGGAGAAAGCCAAAGAACTGAGGCAGctgaagggagaagaggaggctggggactCTCAGGAGGCCGAGCAGCCTGAGGAGGTCACTGTGGAAGTGGAAGAGCTCCATCCGCTCCCCGAG AACGcactggggaggaaggaggaattcctcctttttgctgccttctttgAAGCCACTATGATGGACTCCTCTCTCAGCTCCAAGTCTGTCAGCTTTGAAGTCTCTATAG GAAACTATGGCAAAGTTGAAGAGGTTGGGACCAAAGTATGGAGAAAAGTGGAAAAGGGAGAAGcgaaagaagaaaagcagccttTGCTGGACCCTGGTTCAGATGGTGAGCTGGACATTGAAGTCCCAGCCCCAGCTTCAGCAGCACCGAACAAGTCAGTGACGAAGAGCCAGAAACCAGAGCCCATGGAGTATGACAG GTCATACAGCTGCCTGCCCATGATGCATGAGAAACCCTGCGTGTACGTGTGGAGCTACTGGGAGGATCACACGTGGAGACTCTGCATTTCCAACTGGATCGTCAAGCTGGCAGAGCGCCTG GAGCAGGGGCTGGACGATGTGGAGAAGCTTGTGAGAAGGCCAAAGGCTAAAGCAGAAGAACGGctcagagaggtgctggaggaaTTTGTAGCTGGATGCAG GCAATATTCACTCGGCGCAGAGAGAAAAACAATGGCCCATCCAAACAACCTTGACAGATGTCGGATGAAATACCTGATGCGCAACATC ATCCTGTATGCAAAGCAGGGGCTCCGCGTGAGGCGGCGGCTGACTCGAACCAATGTCAAGGAGAAAGTTAAGGAGACAAGGAGGATCCTGGCAAAGCTGCGCTTCATGGCTAAAGAG ccccagtgCACCCTCCCCGATGTATTCGTCTGGATGCTCTGCAACAACAGGCGTGTGGCATATGCAAGAGTTCCTGCACAGAACGTTCTCTATTCGGTGGTCGAAGAGGAGAAAGGCAAGGACTGTGCGAAGATCCAGACTGTCTTTATGAAG GTCCCTGGCTTGCACACTGGCGAGATCTTTGCCAAACTGGAAATCTACATGTGGCTTGGGGTAACCAAATATGCGAAGAACTGTTTGGCAGAGCTGCCTGAGGAGTTCAAGTTCCTCTCTGAGAGTGGACAGGAGATAGCCCAGCTCTCAGCGTGCAGTCCTCCCAGCCGGCTCAGCAGGGATG ATTTCAGCTACTTCCAGCTCCGAGCCCATCTGTATCAGGCTCGAGGGATCCTCCCTGCAGATGACAATGGTCTTTCAAATCCATTTGCAAGAGTGGTGTTTTCAACTCATTGCCAAACCACCAGG aTGCTGGAGGAGACACTGAGCCCCATGTGGAACGAGCTACTTCTGTTCGACCAGCTCGTTATTgatgggaaaaaagaagagttgaAAACAGAGACCCCCATCATTATAATCAACCTTTTCAGCCACAATAAATTT GGCTCCCCTGCGTTCCTTGGCCAGGCCTTTGCTGTCCCACAGGTGAAGCTGGTTGATGAGCCGTACACCAAACCTGCCATGCAGTTCTTTGATTTCTACAAAGGCACCAAAGCAGCGGGAGAGCTTATTGCCACTTTTGAGCTGATTGAGTTGGATTACAGTGGCTATTTGGAG CCATCAGTGCCCGAGGATGTGGAACCCAAGGAGCCTGACTACCTGGGAGACCCTCGTGCTGGAAGGTTCATCATCCCTGAGGGCATATGCCCGGTGCTGAAGGAGTTTCGCATAGAG ATCCTGTTCTGGGGCCTGCGAGACCTGAAGCGGGTGAACTTGTTCGAGGTGGATCAGCCCCAGGTGATCATTGAATGTGCTGGCAAGAAGGTGGAGTCAGAAGTGATCGTGACCTACAAAGAGAACCCCAACTTCACCGAGCTGGTCAAATACATGGATGTG GAACTCCCAGAGCAGGTTTACCTTCAccctcccctcagcatcttcgtGGTGGAAAAGCGGGCGTTTGGGCACACTGTGCTGGTGGGTACCCACGTTGTGTCCAATGTGATGAAATTCTCACCCAGAGAGCTGGAGGAGGAACCAGAAGATGTGTCCAAAG CTTGGAAAGTCTCATCCCAGTGTCTTCCCTCTCAGACTGTGGTAAACGTTGGCCTGGCATCTGGTGACCCAGGTCCCAGCACTCAACCCCTGAGTCTTGTGAAG TCTCCTTTGAGGAAAATTCCAATCAATAAGCTTGTAAAGAAGGAGGATGAATATGAAGAGGAAAAACCAGAGCTGGAAGAACTGGATTGGTGGTCCAAATACTATGAGTCCCTGAAGGAGCTGTATAACCAG gCACGTAGTGATGAGGAAGATGCTGAGAACGATGACCTGAATGATGCAG ATGGGGGGAATTTAAATGTATCCTCCATTGACATGGAAGCGGAAGATGAGGCAGTAATTGAAGCTGAAATTGCACGACCCAAGAGGAAAGTCATCGCCACCCTTCAG ATCTACAACTCTGAGCTGGAAAATGAGTTTGATAATTTTGAAGACTGGCTGTGTATCTTCCCCCTTCATCGTGGCAAAGCAAATGAGGATGAAGACGGAAATGAGGATGAACATTTTGTGGGGAAGTACAAG GGCTCCTTCTATGTCTACCCCACTGAGGAAGCTGGCATGGAGCCCAAGGTTTCTCAGGGCATTCCAAGGAACAGACCCATCAAGGTTCTTGTAAGAGTTTACATCGTTAAG GCTACGAACCTGTCTCCAGCAGACCCCAATGGCAAGGCAGATCCCTATGTGGTGGTGACTGTGGGACAGACGCAGAAGGACACAAAGGAGCGATATATCCCAAAGCAGCTCAATCCCGTGTTTGGAGA AGTTGTGGAGCTGACAGTCTCCTTTCCCATGGAATCGGAACTCACTGTGGCAATATTCGACCATGATTTGGTGGGATCCGATGATCTGATTGGGGAGACCAAGATTGACTTGGAGAATCGATTCTACAGCAAACACAGGGCCAACTGTGGAGTGGCCTCTCAGTACGACAT AAACGGCTACAACATGTGGCGAGATGCTTTCAAGCCCACGCAGATCTTGGATAGTTTATGCAAGAAAAACTCACTCCCTGCAGCAGAGTACAGACGGGAGGAGGTCAAGGTGGACAATAAAATATTCAAGATCCCTCCAGAGGCTTTTCCGGAAG AGACGTCTGTGAGGAGCAGTAGAGGAATGGCAGATGAGAACTGGTCGGTGGATGATGAACATAAGGCTTTGTACGTCCTGCAACACTGGGAAGAGATGCCAGGATACGGGTACAAGCTGGTACCAGAGCATGTGGAGATCCGGTCCCTGTACAACCCGGAGAACCCTGGGCTTGCACAG GGCTCCTTGCACATGTGGATTGACATGTTTCCAAATGATGTCCCTGCACCGCCGCCTGTCAATATCAAACCACGACTGCCTGTCAG CTATGAGCTGCGTGTTATTATCTGGAACACGGATGATGTGATCCTTGATGATGTCAACCCAATAACGGGAGAGCCTTCCAGCGATATCTACGTGAAAAG CTGGATAAAGGGTCTTGACCACGACAAGCAGGAGACGGATGTTCACTTTAACTCCTTGACTGGGGAGGGCAATTTCAACTGGAGGTTCATCTTCCGCTTCAACTATCTCCCAACTGAGAAGGAGATCACCTACAAGAAGAAGgactctgtcttctctatggAGGAATCAGAGTTTCGGGAACCAGCTGTTCTGGTCCTCCAGGTGTGGGATTACGACAGGATTTCAGCTAATGACTTTCTAG